The Dehalococcoidia bacterium genome contains a region encoding:
- a CDS encoding 3-hydroxyacyl-CoA dehydrogenase, giving the protein MNIRGKAALITGGASGLGRATAELLVENGAAVALVDLSSQPGQQVATELSAGRGKAIWTPADVTSGEQMTAAVAAVFEQLGGLHIVVNCAGVGTAGRTISRDGPLPLEQFSRVITINLIGTFNTIRVAAARMAAQEPVDGERGVIVNTASVAAFDGQIGQAAYAASKGGVVGMTLPIARDLASQQIRVMTIAPGIFDTPMLAGLPADVRAALAKDVPHPHRLGLPSEYAALVKAIVENPMLNGETIRLDAALRMPPR; this is encoded by the coding sequence ATGAACATCAGGGGCAAAGCGGCGCTGATCACCGGCGGCGCCTCGGGGCTCGGCCGCGCCACGGCGGAGCTGCTGGTCGAAAACGGCGCCGCGGTGGCGCTGGTGGACCTGTCGAGCCAGCCGGGCCAGCAGGTCGCCACGGAGCTGAGCGCCGGCCGCGGCAAGGCGATCTGGACGCCGGCCGACGTGACCAGCGGCGAGCAGATGACCGCTGCCGTGGCCGCGGTGTTCGAGCAGCTCGGCGGCCTGCACATCGTCGTCAACTGCGCCGGCGTGGGCACGGCCGGCCGCACGATCTCGCGCGACGGCCCGCTGCCGCTGGAGCAGTTTTCGCGCGTGATCACGATCAACCTGATTGGCACCTTCAACACGATCCGCGTGGCGGCGGCGCGCATGGCGGCGCAGGAGCCGGTCGACGGCGAGCGCGGCGTGATCGTCAACACGGCCAGTGTGGCGGCCTTCGACGGCCAGATCGGCCAGGCGGCGTATGCGGCCTCGAAGGGCGGCGTGGTGGGCATGACGCTGCCGATCGCCCGCGACCTGGCCAGCCAGCAGATCCGCGTGATGACGATCGCGCCGGGCATCTTCGACACGCCGATGCTCGCCGGCCTGCCGGCGGACGTGCGTGCGGCGCTGGCGAAGGACGTGCCCCATCCGCACCGCCTGGGCCTGCCCAGCGAGTACGCGGCGCTGGTGAAGGCGATTGTGGAGAACCCGATGCTCAACGGCGAGACGATCCGCCTCGACGCCGCCCTGCGCATGCCGCCGCGCTAG
- a CDS encoding cyclase family protein, with protein MAAALPPPDGLPSYAELSERTDAPRGTNWGLFGKDDQLGTVNFLTPERVKAAAASIRTGVSFGLNWRIDLPDPPLFGRGAHTHSVVEMAGGVAMDDWLDNFYPQRSSQWDSLAHAGHPRYGFYNFATREQVRTGQRNGIEHWARRGICGRAVLLDVARHQRAKGQPIDAATPFRIPPELVEEVAEVEKVEVRAGDILLIRSGWTEHYLAADRAARERMQSEMAFPGLDASMAMAAWLWDHRIAAVAGDSPAVEFNPTDPATGWLHVRALAYLGMPFGEMWDLEALAAACAQDRVYDCFLASAPLHVPGGIGSPPNAVAIK; from the coding sequence ATGGCAGCAGCACTTCCCCCACCGGACGGCCTGCCGAGTTACGCGGAGCTTTCCGAGCGCACCGACGCCCCGCGCGGCACCAACTGGGGCCTCTTCGGCAAGGACGACCAGCTCGGCACGGTCAACTTCCTCACGCCGGAGCGCGTCAAGGCCGCGGCGGCCAGCATCCGCACGGGGGTGAGCTTCGGCCTCAACTGGCGCATCGACCTGCCCGACCCGCCGCTCTTCGGCCGCGGCGCCCACACGCACAGCGTGGTGGAGATGGCCGGCGGCGTGGCGATGGACGACTGGCTGGACAACTTCTACCCACAGCGTTCCAGCCAGTGGGACAGCCTGGCGCACGCCGGACACCCGCGCTACGGCTTCTACAACTTCGCCACGCGCGAACAGGTGCGCACCGGCCAGCGCAACGGCATCGAGCACTGGGCGCGGCGCGGCATCTGCGGCCGGGCCGTCTTGCTGGACGTGGCGCGCCACCAGCGGGCGAAGGGCCAGCCGATCGACGCCGCTACACCGTTCCGTATCCCGCCGGAGCTGGTGGAGGAAGTCGCGGAGGTGGAGAAGGTCGAGGTGCGGGCGGGCGACATCCTGCTGATCCGCAGCGGCTGGACCGAGCACTACCTGGCCGCCGACCGCGCTGCGCGCGAGCGGATGCAGAGCGAGATGGCCTTCCCCGGCCTCGACGCGAGCATGGCGATGGCCGCCTGGCTGTGGGACCACCGCATCGCCGCCGTGGCCGGCGACAGCCCGGCAGTGGAGTTCAACCCCACCGACCCGGCCACCGGCTGGCTGCACGTGCGCGCCCTCGCGTATTTGGGCATGCCCTTCGGCGAGATGTGGGATCTGGAAGCGTTGGCCGCGGCCTGTGCGCAGGATCGTGTCTACGACTGCTTCCTCGCCAGCGCGCCGCTGCACGTGCCCGGCGGCATCGGCTCGCCGCCCAACGCCGTGGCGATCAAGTGA
- a CDS encoding DUF47 family protein, with amino-acid sequence MPRFGLPIGEDKFYSLLGQAADNLVASSALLVETMADFAHLQMRAERMRELEHQGDFLTHQMMNQLQQSFVTPIDREDIAHLAQGMDDVLDHIEAAVTALCDYEIPEPTPSARDMADVIQRVSAALQQAMGFIRRADLRSVLPITVEINRLENQGDQLFRAAMRDLFLNERDVRDIIKWREVYDELEAATDSAEDVANVMEGVVLKYG; translated from the coding sequence GTGCCGCGCTTCGGGCTGCCGATCGGCGAAGACAAGTTCTACAGCCTGCTGGGCCAGGCCGCGGACAACCTGGTCGCCTCCAGCGCCCTGCTGGTGGAGACGATGGCCGACTTCGCCCACCTGCAGATGCGCGCCGAGCGCATGCGCGAGCTGGAGCACCAGGGCGACTTCCTCACGCACCAGATGATGAACCAGTTGCAGCAGAGCTTCGTCACACCGATCGACCGCGAGGACATTGCCCACCTCGCCCAGGGTATGGACGATGTGCTGGATCATATCGAGGCCGCCGTCACGGCGCTCTGCGACTACGAGATCCCGGAGCCGACGCCCAGCGCCCGCGACATGGCCGACGTGATCCAGCGCGTGAGCGCCGCCCTGCAGCAGGCGATGGGCTTCATCCGCCGGGCGGACCTGCGCTCGGTGCTGCCGATCACCGTCGAGATCAACCGGCTGGAGAACCAGGGCGACCAGCTCTTCCGCGCCGCCATGCGCGATCTCTTCCTGAACGAGCGCGACGTGCGCGACATCATCAAGTGGCGCGAGGTCTACGACGAGCTTGAGGCCGCGACGGACAGCGCCGAGGACGTGGCGAACGTGATGGAAGGCGTCGTGCTGAAGTACGGCTGA
- a CDS encoding inorganic phosphate transporter: MDLALLGVILIIGVALAFDFINGMHDAANSIATVVATRVLRPYQAVIWAAFFNFVAAFTFGVNVANTVGKGTIKTSIVDERLILAALIGAIVWDMLTWYWGLPSSSSHALIGGLVGAGVVKAGWSAVVAEGLKKTGIFIVVSPILGFVLATLIASLLRFVFRNTRPSLANPVFRRLQLLSAGAYSLAHGTNDAQKTMGIIAVLLFSTGHMGHTFHVPIWVILSAHLAIALGTLAGGWRIVRTMGSRLTTLEPYGGFSAETSAAASIIYAARLGVPVSTTHTIAGAIAGVGSARRASAVRWRLAQSIVWAWIVTIPAAAVVAAAAWLLLRLLPGG, encoded by the coding sequence GTGGACCTGGCGCTGCTCGGCGTGATCCTGATCATCGGCGTCGCGCTGGCGTTCGACTTCATCAACGGCATGCACGACGCGGCCAACTCGATCGCCACGGTCGTCGCCACCCGCGTGCTGCGGCCGTACCAGGCGGTGATCTGGGCCGCCTTTTTCAACTTCGTCGCCGCCTTCACCTTCGGCGTCAACGTCGCCAACACCGTGGGCAAGGGCACGATCAAGACCAGCATCGTGGACGAGCGGCTGATCCTCGCCGCGCTGATCGGCGCGATCGTCTGGGACATGCTCACCTGGTACTGGGGGCTGCCCAGCAGCTCCTCGCACGCGCTGATCGGCGGCCTGGTGGGGGCGGGCGTGGTCAAGGCCGGCTGGAGCGCCGTGGTGGCGGAGGGACTGAAGAAGACGGGCATCTTCATCGTCGTCTCGCCCATCCTCGGCTTCGTGCTGGCCACGCTGATCGCCTCACTGCTGCGCTTCGTCTTTCGCAACACGCGGCCCTCGCTCGCCAACCCGGTCTTCCGCCGGCTGCAACTGCTTTCCGCCGGCGCCTATTCGCTGGCGCACGGCACAAACGACGCGCAGAAGACGATGGGCATCATCGCCGTGCTGCTCTTCTCCACCGGCCACATGGGCCACACCTTCCATGTGCCGATCTGGGTGATCCTCTCCGCGCACCTGGCGATCGCGCTCGGCACGCTGGCGGGCGGCTGGCGCATCGTGCGTACGATGGGCTCACGCCTGACCACGCTCGAACCGTACGGCGGCTTCAGCGCCGAGACCTCGGCCGCCGCGAGCATCATCTACGCCGCCCGCCTGGGCGTGCCGGTCAGCACCACGCACACGATCGCCGGCGCGATCGCGGGCGTCGGCTCGGCGCGGCGGGCCTCGGCGGTGCGCTGGCGGCTGGCGCAGTCGATCGTCTGGGCCTGGATCGTGACCATTCCCGCCGCGGCCGTGGTGGCGGCCGCGGCCTGGCTGCTGCTGCGGCTGCTGCCGGGGGGCTGA
- a CDS encoding Type 1 glutamine amidotransferase-like domain-containing protein, with translation MPGPLALAGSGEFLPEMEATDRLLLDAALPAAGYALIVPTASALEPGMPEEWADRGIKHFRDRLGIPAQAALILDYEMADERFVPLVQAARLIYFSGGNPQHLVKSMGGSAFWAAVLARWHEGAALAGCSAGAMMLGEVLQNIVGRSAETPIALGVLPGISVIPHFDRIEQFRPGALAAVRERRPRGITLLGVDEVTAAICIDGAWSVSGRGKVLIVGDDGELTCSAGERLPLALPATAG, from the coding sequence ATGCCTGGTCCGCTGGCCCTGGCAGGCTCCGGCGAATTTCTGCCGGAGATGGAAGCGACCGACCGGCTGCTGCTGGACGCGGCCCTGCCCGCGGCGGGATATGCCCTGATCGTACCCACTGCCTCGGCGCTGGAGCCGGGCATGCCGGAGGAGTGGGCGGATCGCGGCATCAAGCACTTCCGCGACCGGCTCGGCATTCCGGCGCAGGCGGCGCTGATCCTCGACTATGAGATGGCCGACGAGCGTTTCGTGCCACTGGTACAAGCAGCTCGTTTGATCTACTTCTCCGGCGGTAACCCGCAGCACCTAGTGAAGAGCATGGGCGGCAGCGCCTTCTGGGCGGCGGTGCTGGCACGCTGGCACGAGGGCGCCGCGCTGGCCGGTTGCAGCGCCGGCGCGATGATGCTGGGCGAGGTGCTGCAGAACATCGTCGGCCGCTCGGCGGAGACGCCCATAGCGCTGGGCGTGCTGCCGGGCATCAGCGTGATCCCGCACTTCGATCGCATCGAACAGTTCCGCCCCGGCGCCCTGGCCGCCGTGCGCGAGCGCCGGCCGCGGGGCATTACGCTGCTGGGTGTCGATGAAGTCACCGCCGCGATCTGCATCGACGGCGCCTGGTCGGTGAGCGGGCGCGGCAAGGTGCTGATCGTCGGCGATGACGGCGAGCTGACCTGCAGCGCGGGCGAACGGCTGCCGCTGGCCTTACCGGCGACGGCGGGCTGA
- the cysS gene encoding cysteine--tRNA ligase: MGPFQFFNTLNRRVEPFAPLRPPAVLMYTCGPTVYRPVHIGNLRSYLMADWLRRALARGGYEVRQVVNITDVGHMRQEQLDRGEDKVVAAALAAGQTPAEIAAFYTRGYLDDLQTLHILPAAVNPKATEHVPEMIALTQRLQERGHAYVAGGNVYFDVGSFPRYGQLSGNTRGEALAEGVRVQTDPLKRDPRDFALWKAAEADRTLKWPSPWGDGFPGWHIECSAMAIKHLGAQLDLHTGGVDNIFPHHEDECAQSEAATDLRFVGHWLHGQHLLVDGLKMAKSTGNAYTLAELAARGFDPLAFRYLCLTAHYRHQLNFTFEALRSAQQALSRLRERVSLAAPRADAAWARPWLERFEAALEHDLNLPEALGAVWQMLHAPGEEAAKVAALLEADTVLGLDLEAAREERLPAPIASLVHVRERARRHHDFVRADSLREVLHARQFEVHDRGDSTFALPHPPPPAEQGVTRAEEIASRLHEPDACEVTIGLVINNAADDLLRCARSILSACAGRAFELLVMDNGSTDDTRARLDELASAEPRLHVIRADHNLGEGAGRNAVLKQALGRTVVLVDTCIEFSGDPLGPLLAALEQPGVGAAGAYGLVANSLHCFDPAEGEPIDALEGYLVALRRARVAEVGLMDEKYRFYRNLDLDYSYQIREHGLRLAAVPNLPLIMHPHRVWHSLSDEQRDSLSKKNFNRFLHRWRERAGQRVAVAGGAGSQR, from the coding sequence ATGGGTCCGTTCCAGTTCTTCAACACGCTGAACCGCCGCGTCGAGCCGTTCGCCCCGCTGCGGCCGCCCGCGGTGCTGATGTACACCTGCGGACCGACCGTCTACCGCCCGGTGCACATCGGCAACCTGCGCTCCTACCTGATGGCCGACTGGTTGCGGCGCGCCCTGGCCCGCGGCGGCTACGAGGTGCGCCAGGTGGTGAACATCACGGACGTTGGCCACATGCGACAGGAGCAGCTCGACCGCGGCGAGGATAAAGTTGTGGCCGCGGCGCTGGCTGCCGGGCAGACGCCGGCCGAGATCGCCGCCTTCTACACGCGCGGCTACCTCGACGACCTGCAGACGCTGCACATTCTGCCCGCGGCCGTGAACCCGAAGGCCACCGAGCACGTGCCGGAGATGATCGCCCTGACCCAGCGGCTGCAGGAGCGCGGGCACGCCTACGTGGCCGGCGGCAACGTCTACTTCGACGTCGGCTCCTTCCCGCGCTACGGTCAGCTATCGGGCAACACGCGCGGCGAGGCGCTGGCCGAGGGCGTGCGCGTACAAACCGACCCGCTGAAGCGCGACCCGCGCGATTTCGCCCTCTGGAAGGCGGCGGAGGCCGATCGCACGCTCAAGTGGCCGAGTCCCTGGGGCGACGGCTTCCCCGGCTGGCACATCGAGTGCTCGGCGATGGCGATCAAGCACCTCGGCGCCCAGCTCGATCTGCACACCGGCGGCGTGGACAACATCTTCCCCCACCACGAGGACGAGTGCGCCCAGAGCGAGGCGGCGACCGACCTGCGCTTCGTCGGGCACTGGCTGCACGGCCAGCACCTGCTCGTGGACGGCCTGAAGATGGCGAAATCGACCGGCAACGCCTACACGCTGGCAGAGCTGGCGGCGCGCGGCTTCGATCCGCTCGCCTTCCGCTATCTCTGTCTCACCGCGCACTACCGCCATCAGCTGAACTTCACCTTCGAGGCGCTGCGTTCGGCGCAGCAGGCGCTGAGCCGCCTGCGCGAGCGCGTCTCACTGGCGGCGCCGCGCGCCGATGCCGCCTGGGCGCGGCCCTGGCTCGAACGCTTCGAGGCGGCGCTTGAGCACGACCTCAACCTGCCGGAGGCGCTGGGCGCGGTCTGGCAGATGCTGCACGCGCCCGGCGAGGAAGCGGCCAAGGTCGCCGCCCTGCTCGAGGCGGACACGGTGCTTGGGCTCGACCTTGAGGCGGCACGCGAGGAGCGGCTGCCCGCGCCGATCGCCTCGCTGGTGCACGTGCGTGAGCGTGCCCGGCGGCACCACGACTTTGTCCGTGCCGACAGCCTGCGCGAGGTGCTTCACGCCCGGCAGTTCGAGGTACACGATCGCGGCGACTCGACCTTCGCGCTGCCGCATCCGCCGCCGCCCGCCGAGCAGGGCGTCACCCGCGCGGAGGAGATCGCCTCGCGCCTGCACGAGCCCGACGCCTGTGAGGTCACCATCGGCCTGGTCATCAACAACGCGGCGGATGATCTGCTGCGCTGCGCCCGCAGCATCCTCAGCGCCTGCGCCGGGCGCGCCTTCGAGCTGCTGGTGATGGACAACGGCTCGACCGACGACACCCGCGCCCGGCTGGACGAGCTGGCCTCGGCCGAGCCGCGCCTGCACGTGATCCGCGCCGACCACAACCTGGGCGAGGGCGCCGGCCGCAACGCCGTGTTGAAGCAGGCGCTCGGGCGCACCGTCGTGCTCGTGGACACCTGCATCGAGTTCAGCGGCGACCCGCTCGGCCCGCTGCTGGCGGCGCTGGAGCAGCCCGGTGTGGGCGCGGCGGGCGCCTACGGACTCGTCGCCAACAGCCTGCACTGCTTCGACCCGGCCGAGGGCGAGCCGATCGACGCGCTCGAAGGCTACCTCGTCGCCCTGCGCCGCGCCCGCGTGGCCGAGGTCGGCCTGATGGACGAGAAGTACCGCTTCTACCGCAACCTCGATCTCGACTACAGCTACCAGATCCGCGAGCACGGCCTGCGGCTCGCCGCCGTGCCGAACCTGCCGCTGATCATGCATCCGCACCGCGTCTGGCACAGCCTGAGCGATGAGCAGCGCGACTCGCTGAGCAAGAAGAACTTCAACCGCTTCCTGCACCGCTGGCGCGAGCGCGCCGGCCAGCGCGTGGCCGTGGCCGGCGGCGCCGGCAGCCAGCGGTGA
- a CDS encoding glycosyltransferase family 4 protein translates to MNEPPLRVLFLTPYYKPYLGGIERVIERLSAGMRRRADVAAVGVLTTHFEFPRHWMEGLPARERMDGGVEIIRLPAWPRVAPPYFSVPLVWFPPRAIGAAIRAFRPNVLHWVGDGWFWGHYFSARSAPPGTAVIFSPSFHTLTRDKFWLQPVNIALCRRADRVTALSPLERRAVHRTYHVPARKQVVVPWGVDPDDAPPEPRPAGAPLTVLCVGRLGEHKNQQFLIEAFAAAQPRLQRPARLVLVGRDEGGQQAIERQVRDLGLADKVLITGELTDAEVRAWYHRADLFALFSHYEAFGLVFFEAMVAGVPVLTHRVGANAQLLREGATVCPEHDRAAATESLVRLLNDDAERQQLGAQARRYATTFTWPPVLERFVGLYREALAEREATGNRE, encoded by the coding sequence GTGAACGAGCCGCCGCTGCGTGTGCTCTTTCTCACGCCGTATTACAAGCCCTATCTCGGCGGCATCGAGCGGGTGATCGAGCGGCTTTCGGCCGGCATGCGGCGCCGCGCCGACGTCGCCGCCGTCGGCGTGCTCACCACGCACTTCGAGTTTCCCCGCCACTGGATGGAGGGGCTGCCGGCGCGCGAGCGGATGGACGGCGGCGTCGAGATCATCCGCCTGCCGGCCTGGCCCAGGGTGGCGCCGCCGTACTTCTCCGTGCCGCTCGTCTGGTTTCCGCCGCGGGCGATCGGCGCGGCAATCCGCGCCTTCCGCCCGAACGTGCTGCACTGGGTGGGCGACGGCTGGTTCTGGGGGCATTACTTCAGCGCCCGCAGCGCGCCGCCGGGCACCGCCGTGATCTTCTCGCCCTCGTTCCACACGCTGACGCGGGACAAGTTCTGGCTGCAGCCGGTCAACATCGCGCTCTGCCGCCGCGCCGACCGCGTGACGGCGCTCTCACCGCTGGAACGGCGCGCCGTGCATCGCACCTACCATGTGCCAGCGCGCAAGCAGGTGGTCGTGCCCTGGGGCGTCGATCCGGACGATGCGCCGCCGGAGCCGCGGCCGGCAGGCGCGCCGCTCACCGTGCTCTGCGTCGGCCGCCTGGGCGAGCACAAGAACCAGCAGTTCCTGATCGAGGCCTTCGCCGCCGCCCAGCCGCGACTGCAGCGGCCGGCGCGGCTGGTGCTCGTCGGGCGCGACGAGGGCGGGCAGCAGGCGATCGAGCGCCAGGTCCGCGACCTTGGCCTTGCAGACAAAGTCCTGATCACGGGCGAGCTGACGGACGCGGAAGTGCGCGCCTGGTACCACCGCGCGGACCTCTTCGCTCTGTTCTCACACTACGAGGCGTTCGGCCTGGTCTTCTTCGAGGCGATGGTCGCCGGCGTGCCCGTGCTCACGCATCGGGTGGGCGCCAACGCGCAACTGCTGCGCGAGGGCGCCACCGTCTGCCCGGAGCACGATCGCGCCGCCGCGACGGAGAGCCTGGTGCGGCTGCTCAACGATGACGCGGAACGGCAGCAACTCGGCGCCCAGGCGCGCCGCTACGCCACGACCTTCACCTGGCCGCCGGTGCTGGAGCGCTTCGTCGGCCTCTACCGCGAGGCGCTGGCCGAGCGTGAGGCAACAGGGAACCGGGAATAG